The Nitrospira sp. genome segment GAACAACGGATCTGGCCTACACGGACACGCAGGCTCCGCCACCGAAGCACGCGGTGGTGGATCGGCCACCGGCTGGCGTGTCGAGTTTTCAGTAAGTGGGCGCTGTGCAGTCCCCAGGGAGCGGTGAACAAGGTGATGTGTCATAGATGTGTGGAGCTACTATTTCGTGCGCAGTTCCCGACATACGAATCCCACTCTTTGTCCTGCGAGTAGATCCTCTTAGCTCAAATCTGTAAAATCCCACCCTGACCGTACGGCGCCACCTCTGAGGCCTGGTGTTGCATGAGCAGCATCTTCATCAGCCATAGCAGCCGAGACAATTCTATTGCTGAGCAGGTTGCTGCTTGCCTGAAACAGCGGGGCCACCGATCCATCTTCCTCGATTTTGATCCCGAGGTAGGGATCCCGCCGGGACGGGAGTGGGAGAAGGAGCTGTATGCGAGGTTGCGCGAATGCCTTGCGGTGATTGTTCTCTGTAGCCATGCCTCCATGGCGTCCCGGTGGTGCTTTGCTGAGATCACACACGCCAAGGCACTGGGCAAGGAGGTCTTTCCGATCAAAATCGACGACTGCAAAGTCGATCCCATTCTTACAGCTAAACAGATTATTGATGCAACCGCTGAATGGGATACGGCCTACCGATGCTTGGAGAAGGGACTCCTCGCCGCAGGACTTGATCCCAATAACTTTTCTGACTGGGACGGCACCAGAGCGCCGTATCCGGGCCTAATGGCGTTTCAGGAGCAGGACGCCGCCATCTTTTTCGGGCGCGACAAGGAGATTCGAGAAGGACAGGCTCTACTCAATCGTCTCCAAGAGTTCGGTGGACCTCGGCTCGCCCTCGTGCTGGGTGCGTCGGGCAGTGGAAAGTCCTCCTTGATGCGTGCGAGTCTGCTTCCACGACTCAAGGGGGCCCAGCGGTGGGTGGTCATCGAGCCATTTCGACCGCTCAAAACACCGTTTGACGAGTTGGCTCTTGTCATCAGCAAAAGGTTCGACGAGTTCAAGGAGGCAAAGCAGGCAACGCGAACGGACCTGGCATCTGTGCGGGATCGAATACGATGGAATGAGCAGGAGTCAAAACAGTCCGTCGATGCGTTCCTAGAGCTGGTCAAGGAGGTGCGTGAGACCGCCGGGTCACGGGAGGCCACGGTGCTCCTGATGATCGATCAGTACGAGAAGCTCCTGACCCTCGGTGCGAATGACGAGGGCAATCGCTTTCTGGCATTTCTGCGTGCAGTGCTGGACCGTGAGGACAGCGGTCTTCTGGTGTCGGCCACGTTGCGCTCCGATTTTCTTGGCTCGTTTCAGGATCATCCGGCCATGCGGGGTCTGCGATTCGAACCGTTAGCGGTGCCGCAGATGCAGGTCGACGACTTCGCGTCGGTCATTGAAGGTCCGGCAAGGGTCGCGGGCCTTAAACTGGGACCGGGCCTTGTCCAGGCCCTGATCAGCGATACGAAGACAGCAGATGCCTTGCCCCTACTTGCCTTTACGCTCCGTGAACTCTATGAAGGCTATGGGCAGGATAGGCTTCTGACGCTTGAGGAGTATCGCGATAAACTGGGAAGGCTCGACGGCTGTATCGCACGAGCAGCGGGAGCAGTCCTGAGCGCCAAGCCGTTGGCAGAGAAAGAAGTTTTAGATCTGCGAACCGCGTTTCTGTCGATGGTACGGGTGGCCGACGACGAACGATACGCGAAGCAGCCGGTTCAGTGGAATGATCTGCCTGCTTCTATCCATCACGTGCTGGAACGGTTCGTCAGAGCTCGCCTGCTAATTTCAGATGGAGACGAGAATGTCCGGACGCTTGAGATGGCCCATGAAGCCCTCTTCCGCGCCTGGCCGAAGTTGGCTGGGTGGATCGAGGGAGATCGCGAGGATTCGCTCCTCCTTCGGCGGGCTGAGGTTGAGGCAGGCGAATGGATGCGACAGGGATATGATCCCAAGCATCTCTGGCATACAGACCAGATCCTGAAGCTAAAGGGGGTCGTCGCAAGGCGGGGTGAGAAGTCAGTCAAGGAAATTGTCCGGCTGTTTATGGCACCGCAAGACAAGCTCGTTGCACGTCTTCAGAACACTTCCCTCTCGCATCGCGATCGGCTCACGATTGGGCAGAATCTGGCAGCGCTCGGCGATCGGCGGCCCGGCGTTGGGCTTAAGGAGGATGGGTTGCCCGACATCGAGTGGATTGAGATCTCTGAAGGACATGTGAATTATGATGATTGGAAGAAAGGCCTGCGTGCGATTCTACGGGGGCTCCATGGGGCCTATCACGGCATGGTCCACTCCTTCCGTCTTGCCAAATATCCAGTCACCAACGAGCAGTTCACGGCCTTTCTCAA includes the following:
- a CDS encoding SUMF1/EgtB/PvdO family nonheme iron enzyme, encoding MSSIFISHSSRDNSIAEQVAACLKQRGHRSIFLDFDPEVGIPPGREWEKELYARLRECLAVIVLCSHASMASRWCFAEITHAKALGKEVFPIKIDDCKVDPILTAKQIIDATAEWDTAYRCLEKGLLAAGLDPNNFSDWDGTRAPYPGLMAFQEQDAAIFFGRDKEIREGQALLNRLQEFGGPRLALVLGASGSGKSSLMRASLLPRLKGAQRWVVIEPFRPLKTPFDELALVISKRFDEFKEAKQATRTDLASVRDRIRWNEQESKQSVDAFLELVKEVRETAGSREATVLLMIDQYEKLLTLGANDEGNRFLAFLRAVLDREDSGLLVSATLRSDFLGSFQDHPAMRGLRFEPLAVPQMQVDDFASVIEGPARVAGLKLGPGLVQALISDTKTADALPLLAFTLRELYEGYGQDRLLTLEEYRDKLGRLDGCIARAAGAVLSAKPLAEKEVLDLRTAFLSMVRVADDERYAKQPVQWNDLPASIHHVLERFVRARLLISDGDENVRTLEMAHEALFRAWPKLAGWIEGDREDSLLLRRAEVEAGEWMRQGYDPKHLWHTDQILKLKGVVARRGEKSVKEIVRLFMAPQDKLVARLQNTSLSHRDRLTIGQNLAALGDRRPGVGLKEDGLPDIEWIEISEGHVNYDDWKKGLRAILRGLHGAYHGMVHSFRLAKYPVTNEQFTAFLNSEDGFGNGKWWKDIGPIDERTGEAVAPAKVVETAWQDANLPRVEVSWYEAVAFCRWLSSRTNQKIGLPTEWEWQLAATDGDPEREYPWKGGWDDSRCNSDRSRLIRTTAVGMYPQGATEQGVMDMAGNVLEWCLNTDRLGTRIERGDVRMLRGGSWFDNPVLLRASERHRSDADHRDFYIGFRLAQDIEP